A window of Gemmatimonadota bacterium contains these coding sequences:
- a CDS encoding DUF2177 family protein: protein MSLGAHLKVYAACVVVFFALDLTWLGVVAKGFYNAQMGHLLRPDVQWGAALLFYLIYVAAIVVLCVVPAVEKQSMGRALALGAVFGLAAYAAFDLTSLALLKDFPTKVVYVDLAWGMVLTASVSAAGYWAALRLG from the coding sequence GTGAGCCTCGGCGCGCACCTCAAGGTCTACGCGGCCTGCGTGGTCGTGTTCTTCGCGCTCGACCTCACTTGGCTCGGGGTGGTGGCGAAGGGCTTCTACAACGCGCAGATGGGGCACCTGCTGCGCCCCGACGTGCAATGGGGCGCGGCACTGCTCTTCTACCTGATCTACGTCGCCGCGATCGTCGTGCTGTGCGTGGTGCCGGCGGTGGAGAAGCAGTCGATGGGACGCGCGCTCGCGCTTGGCGCGGTGTTCGGGCTCGCCGCGTATGCGGCGTTCGATCTGACCTCGCTGGCACTGTTGAAGGACTTCCCCACGAAGGTCGTCTACGTCGACCTGGCGTGGGGGATGGTGCTCACGGCATCGGTCTCGGCCGCGGGGTACTGGGCGGCGCTTCGGCTGGGCTGA
- a CDS encoding 3-hydroxybutyryl-CoA dehydrogenase, producing the protein MGLGKETVVGVVGAGAMGAGIAQVAAVRGHRVLLADAFPAALDRARDGHAKAMAREVEKGRLTRDAADAVLARLTYVEGVTAAALQAFEPCGLVIEAILEDLAAKQALFRALEAELAKDAVLATNTSSLSVAALAGACAHPERVIGIHFFNPAPVMPLVEIIPAITTAPGVATQARALVDAWGKVTVVATDTPGFIVNRIARPFYGEALRILEERLADAATIDWAMRELGGFRMGPFELMDFIGNDVNFAVTSSVFEAMFYDPRYRPALTQRRLVEAGLLGRKAKRGYYDYRDGAVAPAPTTDPVVGRMIVDRIVAMLVNEAVDAVQLRIASPQDIELAMTKGVNYPKGLLAWGDELGAGTVLATLDALQAEYGEDRYRPSPLLRRTARGGGKLLT; encoded by the coding sequence ATGGGCCTCGGCAAGGAGACGGTCGTTGGCGTGGTCGGTGCCGGCGCGATGGGGGCGGGGATCGCGCAGGTCGCCGCGGTGCGCGGACACCGCGTCCTCCTCGCGGATGCGTTCCCCGCCGCCCTCGACCGCGCGCGCGACGGACATGCCAAGGCGATGGCGCGCGAGGTGGAGAAGGGGCGGCTCACGCGGGATGCCGCCGACGCGGTGCTCGCCCGCCTCACGTACGTCGAGGGCGTGACCGCCGCCGCGCTGCAGGCCTTCGAGCCGTGCGGGCTGGTGATCGAGGCGATCCTCGAGGACCTCGCGGCCAAGCAGGCCCTCTTCCGCGCCCTCGAGGCGGAGCTCGCCAAGGATGCGGTGCTCGCGACCAACACCTCGTCGCTCTCGGTCGCCGCGCTCGCCGGCGCGTGCGCGCATCCCGAGCGGGTCATCGGCATCCACTTCTTCAATCCCGCGCCGGTGATGCCGCTCGTCGAGATCATCCCGGCGATCACCACCGCGCCCGGGGTCGCCACGCAGGCGCGCGCCCTCGTCGACGCGTGGGGCAAGGTCACCGTCGTCGCGACGGACACCCCGGGATTCATCGTCAATCGCATCGCGCGTCCCTTCTATGGCGAGGCGCTGCGCATCCTCGAGGAGCGCCTCGCCGACGCCGCCACCATCGACTGGGCGATGCGCGAACTCGGGGGCTTCCGGATGGGGCCCTTCGAGCTGATGGACTTCATCGGCAACGATGTGAACTTCGCCGTGACCAGCTCGGTGTTCGAGGCGATGTTCTACGACCCGCGCTACCGGCCGGCCCTCACGCAGCGCCGCTTGGTCGAGGCCGGACTCCTCGGCCGCAAGGCCAAGCGCGGCTACTACGACTATCGCGACGGGGCGGTCGCACCGGCGCCCACGACCGACCCGGTCGTCGGCCGGATGATCGTCGACCGCATCGTGGCGATGCTCGTCAACGAGGCCGTCGATGCGGTGCAGCTCCGGATCGCCAGCCCGCAGGACATCGAGCTCGCGATGACCAAGGGCGTGAACTATCCCAAGGGGCTCCTCGCCTGGGGCGATGAGCTCGGCGCCGGCACCGTGCTGGCCACCCTCGACGCACTCCAGGCGGAGTACGGCGAGGACCGTTACCGTCCGAGTCCGCTCCTGCGCCGCACGGCGCGCGGCGGAGGCAAGCTCCTCACATGA
- a CDS encoding transferase hexapeptide repeat family protein, with product MIYAFDGFIPVVHETAFVHPQAAVTGNVIIGRDVYIGPGAAIRGDWGGIVIEDGCNVQENCTVHMFPGVTVVLEAGAHIGHGAIVHGARIGANALVGMNAVIMDNARIGAGSIVGALAFVPAEMQVPERSVVVGNPAKVVKQVSEEMLAWKSEGTALYQRLPAAMRDTWRAVEPLRELPADRPAQSALLKTWNETKGTPT from the coding sequence ATGATCTACGCCTTCGACGGATTCATCCCCGTGGTGCACGAGACCGCCTTCGTGCATCCGCAGGCCGCGGTCACCGGGAACGTGATCATCGGCCGTGACGTCTATATCGGTCCCGGCGCCGCCATCCGCGGCGACTGGGGCGGCATCGTCATCGAGGATGGCTGCAACGTGCAGGAGAACTGCACCGTCCACATGTTCCCCGGCGTCACCGTCGTGCTCGAAGCCGGTGCGCACATCGGCCACGGGGCCATCGTGCACGGCGCGCGCATCGGCGCCAACGCGCTCGTCGGCATGAACGCGGTGATCATGGACAATGCCCGCATCGGCGCCGGCAGCATCGTCGGCGCGCTCGCCTTCGTCCCCGCCGAGATGCAGGTCCCGGAGCGCTCGGTCGTGGTCGGGAACCCGGCGAAGGTGGTGAAGCAGGTGAGCGAGGAGATGCTCGCCTGGAAGTCCGAGGGCACCGCCCTCTACCAGCGACTCCCCGCCGCGATGCGCGACACCTGGCGGGCCGTCGAGCCGCTCCGCGAACTCCCCGCCGACCGCCCCGCGCAGTCGGCGCTGCTCAAGACCTGGAACGAGACCAAGGGGACGCCCACCTGA
- a CDS encoding response regulator has product MEAPDARDLRTSRALRALAPVLLAVGTLFAVSQYSGVFAEKPFWQQLFESFAFFPLQMGSSLALVLASRRAALPAGVQRALRYSAAAFAFVAAGSLIWATYYLSVGTALPYISWLDAVYFPFYPLLTVSMLALPGVERPRRGVPYWVGLAVVTAAFGGLTVFGLAVDPDIRSVKPLLRVLMVLTSATQLVALFAANGAVERARRIPSARATLLLAGALGLAVVGDLVFQLMYAVGYEGPNINIVVAILSNLMIYRAAIAFLEDPIQEAGTDTPMLPYSPLPIVAVTAVALMLVWMSSTGRGSGTGGLLVALVLLNVMLVVRDVLTARAAAAAMRAGVQERAERRLEALVRHASDAILLVDQRGSLVFASAPADRLFGTALSSREGIPFRDLIPFEGREEWDAFLAFLRASPGRPATHLWRFPEGDGKVRILECIGLDLRDEPAVGGTVLNLRDVTERQALEDRLRQAQKLEVAGRLAGGVAHDFNNVLTAVIAGTELAQLSLEEEHPLQSDLAGIGAAAQRGAALTRRLLAFVRHEPVPAQRIDVEESLRDLEPLLTRLAGESHQVVLSTAPGLGTIEVDRNELEHIIFNLVANARDAMTSGGRIVIDVEPVTLTEPPHDDAFIIGPPAGTFAAITVADTGIGMAHDVRRRMFDPFFTQKSGGRGTGLGLIGVQPLIDGARGGVRVTSAPGAGTAVTLFLPLVGGGATTPRRSGGTRAASVSSALGDAEPSPRPTTPRDTLTISGSGPRVLLVEDEPDVREQLARLLEALGYTAIAVPSAADARAVLARPTHGIVAVVSDVMMPGETGIDFAAWLRTDHAAVPIMLISGHTGTALDLESRGSAHLPLLRKPFGRAELDERLRDLLDT; this is encoded by the coding sequence ATGGAGGCCCCTGACGCCCGCGACCTGCGGACCAGCCGTGCGCTGCGCGCCCTCGCGCCGGTGCTGCTGGCCGTCGGCACCCTCTTCGCCGTGTCGCAGTACTCCGGGGTGTTCGCCGAGAAGCCGTTCTGGCAGCAGCTCTTCGAGTCGTTCGCGTTCTTCCCGCTCCAGATGGGGTCCTCGCTCGCGCTCGTGCTCGCATCGCGGCGCGCGGCGCTCCCCGCGGGGGTGCAGCGGGCGTTGCGGTACTCGGCGGCCGCCTTCGCGTTCGTCGCGGCCGGATCACTGATCTGGGCGACCTACTACCTGAGCGTCGGCACGGCGTTGCCGTACATCTCGTGGCTCGACGCCGTCTACTTCCCGTTCTACCCGCTCTTGACGGTCAGCATGCTCGCGCTGCCGGGCGTGGAACGGCCGCGCCGGGGCGTGCCGTACTGGGTAGGACTCGCCGTGGTGACCGCGGCCTTCGGCGGCCTCACGGTCTTCGGCCTCGCGGTCGACCCCGACATCCGTTCGGTCAAGCCCCTCCTCCGCGTCCTGATGGTCCTCACGAGTGCGACGCAGCTCGTCGCACTCTTCGCGGCGAACGGGGCCGTCGAACGCGCGCGACGCATCCCGTCAGCCCGGGCGACCCTCCTGCTCGCGGGTGCGCTCGGCCTCGCGGTCGTCGGCGACCTCGTGTTCCAGCTCATGTACGCCGTGGGCTACGAGGGGCCGAACATCAACATCGTGGTCGCGATCCTCTCGAACCTGATGATCTACCGTGCCGCGATCGCGTTCCTCGAGGACCCGATCCAGGAGGCGGGGACCGATACGCCGATGCTGCCCTACAGCCCGCTGCCGATCGTCGCGGTGACGGCGGTGGCGCTCATGCTGGTCTGGATGAGTTCGACGGGGCGCGGGAGCGGGACCGGCGGGCTGCTCGTCGCGCTGGTGCTCCTGAACGTGATGCTGGTGGTGCGCGACGTGCTGACGGCGCGTGCGGCGGCGGCCGCGATGCGGGCCGGCGTGCAGGAGCGCGCCGAACGGCGCCTTGAGGCACTCGTCCGGCACGCGTCGGATGCGATCCTCCTCGTCGACCAGAGGGGGAGCCTCGTGTTCGCGAGCGCGCCAGCCGACCGACTGTTCGGCACCGCGCTGTCGAGCCGCGAAGGGATCCCGTTCCGCGACCTGATCCCTTTCGAGGGACGGGAGGAGTGGGACGCGTTCCTCGCGTTCCTGCGCGCATCCCCAGGGCGCCCCGCGACGCACCTCTGGCGCTTCCCAGAGGGGGACGGCAAGGTCCGCATCCTCGAGTGCATCGGACTCGACCTGCGCGACGAGCCCGCGGTGGGGGGCACGGTCCTCAACCTGCGCGACGTGACGGAGCGACAGGCGCTCGAGGACCGGCTGCGCCAGGCCCAGAAGCTCGAGGTCGCCGGGCGTCTCGCGGGCGGCGTCGCGCACGACTTCAACAACGTCCTCACCGCGGTGATCGCCGGGACCGAACTCGCGCAGCTCTCGCTGGAGGAGGAGCATCCGCTCCAGTCGGACCTCGCGGGGATCGGCGCGGCGGCGCAGCGCGGGGCGGCCCTCACGCGTCGCCTCCTCGCGTTCGTTCGGCACGAGCCGGTCCCCGCACAGCGCATCGACGTCGAGGAGTCGTTACGGGACCTCGAGCCGCTCCTCACGCGCCTCGCCGGTGAATCGCATCAGGTCGTGCTCTCGACCGCCCCGGGACTCGGCACCATCGAGGTCGACCGCAACGAGCTCGAGCACATCATCTTCAACCTCGTCGCGAACGCGCGCGATGCGATGACGTCGGGCGGTCGCATCGTCATCGATGTCGAGCCGGTCACGCTCACCGAGCCCCCGCACGACGACGCCTTCATCATCGGGCCACCCGCCGGCACCTTCGCCGCGATCACGGTGGCGGACACCGGCATCGGCATGGCACATGACGTGCGCCGGCGGATGTTCGACCCGTTCTTCACGCAGAAGAGCGGCGGCCGCGGCACCGGGCTCGGCCTCATCGGGGTGCAGCCGCTCATCGATGGGGCACGCGGCGGCGTGCGCGTGACCTCGGCACCCGGAGCGGGCACGGCCGTGACGCTCTTCCTCCCGCTCGTGGGCGGGGGCGCGACGACGCCGCGCCGCAGTGGCGGCACGCGGGCGGCGAGCGTCTCGAGCGCGCTGGGCGATGCGGAGCCGAGCCCGCGGCCCACGACACCGCGGGACACACTGACCATCTCCGGCAGCGGACCGCGCGTCCTGCTCGTCGAGGACGAACCCGATGTCCGCGAGCAGCTGGCGCGCCTGCTCGAGGCCCTCGGCTACACCGCCATCGCGGTCCCGTCGGCCGCCGACGCGCGCGCGGTGCTCGCGCGCCCCACGCACGGCATCGTGGCCGTCGTGAGCGACGTCATGATGCCGGGCGAGACCGGCATCGACTTCGCCGCCTGGCTGCGCACCGACCATGCCGCGGTGCCGATCATGCTCATCTCGGGGCACACCGGGACCGCACTCGACCTCGAATCCCGCGGGTCGGCGCACCTGCCCCTCCTGCGGAAGCCGTTCGGGCGGGCGGAGCTCGACGAGCGGTTGCGCGACCTGCTCGACACCTAG
- a CDS encoding 2-(1,2-epoxy-1,2-dihydrophenyl)acetyl-CoA isomerase, giving the protein MPTPLVLSELHDGVLVLTLNRPEVLNSFTVAMAVELQAALARAASDRDVRAVLLTGNGRGFCAGQDLQEALPQGDGPMPDISEIVRKAYNPIVLAIRQLEKPVICAVNGVAAGAGANLAFACDLTIAAEEAVFVESFAKLGLIPDTSGTFFVPRLVGPQRATGMFFLADKMPAGKAKEWGLIWEVVPAAQLHEVALHLAKQLATQATRGFGLTKRAMNASWGHTIEQQLELEAQLMQQAGRTADYAEGVRAFLEKRKPVYTGA; this is encoded by the coding sequence ATGCCTACGCCCCTCGTCCTCTCCGAGCTCCACGACGGCGTCCTCGTCCTCACGCTCAATCGGCCTGAGGTCCTCAACTCCTTCACCGTCGCGATGGCGGTCGAGCTGCAGGCGGCCCTCGCGCGCGCGGCGAGCGACCGGGACGTCCGCGCCGTGCTCCTCACCGGGAACGGCCGCGGCTTCTGCGCCGGCCAGGACCTGCAGGAAGCGCTCCCGCAGGGCGATGGGCCCATGCCGGACATCAGCGAGATCGTCCGGAAGGCATACAATCCGATCGTCCTCGCCATCCGCCAGCTCGAGAAGCCGGTGATCTGCGCCGTCAACGGCGTCGCCGCCGGGGCAGGCGCGAACCTCGCGTTCGCCTGCGACCTCACCATCGCCGCCGAGGAGGCGGTCTTCGTCGAGAGCTTCGCCAAGCTCGGGCTCATCCCCGATACGAGCGGCACCTTCTTCGTGCCGCGGCTGGTCGGGCCGCAGCGCGCGACGGGGATGTTCTTCCTCGCCGACAAGATGCCGGCGGGGAAGGCGAAGGAGTGGGGGCTCATCTGGGAGGTCGTCCCCGCGGCGCAGCTGCACGAGGTCGCGCTCCATCTCGCGAAACAGCTCGCCACGCAGGCGACGCGCGGCTTCGGGCTCACCAAGCGCGCGATGAACGCCTCGTGGGGGCACACCATCGAGCAGCAACTCGAGCTCGAGGCGCAGCTGATGCAGCAGGCCGGTCGCACCGCCGACTACGCGGAGGGCGTCCGCGCCTTCCTCGAGAAGCGGAAGCCCGTCTACACCGGCGCCTGA
- the paaI gene encoding hydroxyphenylacetyl-CoA thioesterase PaaI — protein MTGDPRPRRGTTFVTRVPDLPDVPPTQVPPSDADARAREVVGRMIERDAFSKWLGIEVLEVADKRAVIRMTVRPEMANGFGFAHGGIAFAFADSAHAFCSNSAGEISVATDCHISYPAAIRVGDVITATAEERTETNRLGFSDIVIRNQDDAIVALFKGTVYRTKKPLP, from the coding sequence ATGACCGGTGATCCCCGGCCGCGGCGCGGCACCACCTTCGTCACCCGCGTCCCCGACCTGCCCGACGTCCCGCCCACGCAGGTCCCGCCCTCCGACGCCGACGCGCGCGCCCGCGAGGTCGTCGGCCGCATGATCGAGCGCGACGCGTTCTCCAAGTGGCTCGGCATCGAGGTCCTCGAGGTCGCCGACAAGCGCGCCGTCATTCGCATGACAGTCCGCCCCGAGATGGCCAACGGCTTCGGGTTCGCGCACGGCGGGATCGCCTTCGCCTTCGCCGACAGCGCGCACGCCTTCTGCAGCAACTCGGCCGGCGAGATCAGCGTCGCGACAGACTGCCACATCTCCTATCCCGCGGCGATCCGCGTCGGTGACGTGATCACCGCGACCGCCGAGGAGCGCACCGAGACCAACCGACTCGGGTTCAGCGACATCGTCATCCGGAACCAGGACGACGCCATCGTCGCGCTCTTCAAGGGCACCGTCTACCGCACCAAGAAGCCCCTGCCATGA
- the paaZ gene encoding phenylacetic acid degradation bifunctional protein PaaZ, translating into MQTLKNYALGQWVEGTGKAATLFHAVTGEPIAEASSGGLDFKAMADHARTVGGPKLRALTFHQRAALLKALGKHLMEKKDAFYTLSAATGATKADSWVDIEGGIGTLFAYSSRGRREFPNETFHVEGPQESLSKGGTFAGRHICVPLEGVAIHINAFNFPCWGMLEKMAPTLLAGVPCIVKPATATSYLTELMFREIIASRILPEGAVQLICGSAGDLLSHVTEQDAVAFTGSAATGQMLKESKAIVQHSARFNMEADSLNCSILGSDAAPGTEEFDLFIKEVVREMTTKAGQKCTAIRRTIVPAGWEEAVVKALSARLAKTTVGDPAVEGVRMGPLASRGQVRDVAAAAARITEAGELVFGGGDFAVVGADRDTGAFFGPMLLLCDQPLGRSEPHDIEAFGPVNTVMPYRTLDEAVELAKRGRGSLCGSVVTGDATIARRIVLGVAPYHGRLMVLDTASAKESTGHGSPLPNLVHGGPGRAGGGEEMGGARGVLHYMQRTAVQGSPSMLTAITREWSAGAVQRTDAVHPFRKTFDELEIGDTLLTGTRTITLDDIVAFANLSGDRFYAHMNDDEARTNGVFTGRVAHGYFIVSAAAGLFVDPALGPVLANYGMERLRFTKPVYPGDSIRVRLTVKQKTAKDTPEGAIPQGVVEWDVEVSNQDGDAVALYSILTLVRREG; encoded by the coding sequence ATGCAGACGCTCAAGAACTACGCCCTCGGCCAGTGGGTCGAAGGCACCGGCAAGGCCGCCACGCTCTTCCACGCCGTCACCGGCGAACCGATCGCCGAGGCCTCGAGCGGCGGGCTCGACTTCAAGGCGATGGCCGACCACGCGCGCACCGTCGGCGGGCCGAAGCTCCGCGCCCTCACATTCCATCAGCGTGCCGCGCTGCTCAAGGCGCTCGGCAAGCACCTGATGGAGAAGAAGGACGCCTTCTACACCCTCTCCGCGGCGACCGGCGCGACCAAGGCCGACAGCTGGGTCGACATCGAAGGCGGCATCGGCACGCTCTTCGCCTACTCCAGCCGAGGCCGTCGCGAGTTCCCCAACGAGACCTTCCACGTCGAAGGGCCGCAGGAATCGCTTTCAAAGGGCGGAACCTTCGCGGGCCGGCACATCTGCGTCCCGCTCGAGGGTGTAGCGATCCACATCAACGCCTTCAACTTCCCCTGCTGGGGGATGCTCGAGAAGATGGCGCCCACGCTGCTCGCCGGCGTGCCGTGCATCGTGAAGCCGGCGACCGCGACGAGCTATCTCACCGAGCTCATGTTCCGCGAGATCATCGCATCGCGGATCCTCCCCGAGGGCGCGGTGCAGCTCATCTGCGGCAGCGCGGGCGACCTGCTCAGCCATGTCACCGAGCAGGATGCCGTCGCGTTCACCGGCAGCGCCGCGACCGGCCAGATGCTCAAGGAGAGCAAGGCGATCGTCCAGCACTCGGCGCGCTTCAACATGGAGGCCGATTCGCTCAACTGCTCCATCCTCGGCTCCGACGCCGCACCCGGGACCGAGGAGTTCGACCTCTTCATCAAGGAGGTCGTGCGCGAGATGACGACGAAGGCCGGGCAGAAGTGCACCGCGATCCGTCGCACCATCGTGCCCGCGGGGTGGGAGGAGGCCGTGGTCAAGGCGCTCTCGGCCCGCCTCGCGAAGACCACCGTCGGCGATCCGGCGGTCGAGGGCGTGCGCATGGGGCCGCTCGCGAGCCGCGGGCAGGTGCGCGACGTCGCCGCGGCCGCGGCGCGCATCACGGAGGCCGGTGAACTCGTCTTCGGTGGCGGCGACTTCGCCGTCGTCGGTGCCGACCGCGACACCGGCGCGTTCTTCGGCCCCATGCTCCTGCTCTGCGACCAGCCCCTCGGCCGCAGCGAGCCGCACGACATCGAGGCGTTCGGGCCGGTGAACACCGTCATGCCGTACCGCACGCTCGACGAGGCGGTGGAGCTCGCCAAGCGCGGGCGCGGATCGCTCTGCGGATCGGTGGTCACGGGCGATGCGACCATCGCGCGACGGATCGTGCTCGGCGTCGCCCCGTATCACGGTCGGCTCATGGTCCTCGACACGGCGAGCGCCAAGGAGAGCACCGGGCATGGGTCGCCGCTGCCGAATCTCGTGCATGGCGGGCCCGGTCGCGCCGGCGGCGGCGAGGAGATGGGCGGCGCGCGCGGCGTGCTGCACTACATGCAGCGGACCGCGGTGCAGGGGAGCCCGAGCATGCTCACCGCCATCACGCGCGAGTGGAGCGCGGGCGCGGTCCAGCGCACCGATGCGGTGCATCCGTTCCGCAAGACGTTCGACGAGCTGGAGATCGGTGACACGCTGCTCACCGGGACGCGCACCATCACGCTCGACGACATCGTCGCGTTCGCGAACCTGAGCGGCGACCGGTTCTACGCGCACATGAACGATGACGAGGCGCGCACCAACGGCGTCTTCACCGGTCGCGTCGCCCACGGCTACTTCATCGTCTCGGCGGCCGCGGGGCTGTTCGTGGATCCCGCGCTCGGCCCCGTGCTCGCGAACTACGGCATGGAGCGCCTGCGCTTCACCAAGCCGGTCTATCCGGGCGACAGCATCCGGGTGCGCCTCACCGTCAAGCAGAAGACGGCGAAGGACACGCCCGAGGGCGCGATCCCGCAAGGCGTGGTCGAGTGGGATGTGGAGGTGTCGAACCAGGACGGGGATGCGGTGGCGCTGTACTCCATCCTCACGCTCGTGCGGAGAGAGGGTTGA
- the pcaF gene encoding 3-oxoadipyl-CoA thiolase translates to MTTAYLVDGIRTPIGNLGGALAPVRADDLGAHAIKALLARQSALDPARIADVIMGCANQAGEDNRNVARMALLLAGLPVTVPGETVNRLCASGLSAVASAARGIKVGEGDFYIAGGVESMTRAPYVLSKGATPFARDMQLFDTSLGWRFVNPAMKAMHGTDSMGETAENVAAQYGVSRADQDAFALRSQQKATTARAEGRLAEEIAAVMIAAKKGTTTVEQDEFIRPETTLEILAKLKPAFRHDGQGSVTAGNASGLNDGAAALLLASERGVQEAGLTPIARVVSSAAAGVEPRIMGMGPVPASRKALALAGLTIDQMDVIELNEAFAAQGLACLRELGVADDDPRVNPNGGAIALGHPLGMSGARLALTAARQLGRSKGRYALCTMCIGVGQGFALVLERA, encoded by the coding sequence ATGACCACCGCATACCTCGTCGACGGCATCCGCACCCCGATCGGCAACCTCGGCGGGGCGCTCGCTCCCGTCCGCGCCGACGACCTCGGCGCGCACGCGATCAAGGCACTGCTCGCGCGCCAGTCGGCACTCGATCCCGCGCGCATCGCCGACGTGATCATGGGCTGCGCGAACCAGGCGGGCGAGGACAACCGCAACGTGGCGCGCATGGCGCTGCTCCTCGCGGGCCTGCCGGTGACGGTCCCCGGCGAGACGGTCAATCGCCTCTGCGCGTCCGGACTGAGCGCCGTTGCGAGCGCGGCGCGCGGCATCAAGGTCGGCGAGGGGGACTTCTACATCGCCGGCGGCGTGGAGTCGATGACCCGCGCGCCGTACGTGCTCTCCAAGGGTGCGACCCCCTTCGCGCGCGACATGCAGCTCTTCGACACCTCGCTGGGCTGGCGCTTCGTGAATCCGGCGATGAAGGCGATGCACGGCACCGACTCGATGGGCGAGACCGCGGAAAACGTCGCCGCGCAGTACGGCGTCTCGCGCGCCGACCAGGATGCGTTCGCGCTCCGCTCGCAGCAGAAGGCGACCACCGCGCGCGCCGAGGGTCGGCTCGCCGAGGAGATCGCGGCGGTCATGATCGCGGCGAAGAAGGGGACGACGACGGTCGAGCAGGACGAGTTCATCCGCCCGGAGACCACGCTCGAGATCCTCGCGAAGCTCAAGCCGGCGTTCCGGCACGACGGGCAGGGCTCGGTGACGGCGGGCAATGCGTCCGGGCTCAACGATGGCGCCGCCGCGTTGCTGCTCGCGAGTGAACGCGGCGTCCAGGAGGCGGGGCTCACGCCGATCGCGCGTGTGGTCTCGAGCGCGGCTGCGGGCGTGGAGCCGCGCATCATGGGGATGGGGCCTGTCCCCGCCTCGCGGAAGGCGCTCGCGCTCGCGGGACTCACCATCGACCAGATGGATGTCATCGAGCTCAACGAGGCCTTCGCCGCGCAGGGACTCGCCTGCCTGCGCGAACTCGGCGTCGCCGACGACGATCCGCGCGTGAACCCCAACGGCGGCGCGATCGCGCTCGGGCATCCGCTCGGGATGAGCGGCGCGCGGCTCGCTCTCACCGCTGCGCGCCAGCTCGGCCGCTCGAAGGGCCGGTACGCGCTCTGCACCATGTGCATCGGGGTGGGGCAGGGGTTCGCGCTCGTGCTCGAACGCGCGTGA